The following are from one region of the Girardinichthys multiradiatus isolate DD_20200921_A chromosome 9, DD_fGirMul_XY1, whole genome shotgun sequence genome:
- the mettl13 gene encoding eEF1A lysine and N-terminal methyltransferase isoform X1, with protein sequence MSLLPRTAEEFSSADYWERFFKKRGERAFEWYGDYNKLCGILHKYIKLQDKVLVVGCGNSELSEQLYDVGYKHLTNIDISETVVAHMNQRNAERRPDLTFHQVDATQTPYEDASFQAALDKGTLDAVASEEEGALARRMIAEVSRVLRVGGRYVCVTLAQESVIKLAVDHFVQLGCAVRLHCLQEERGKEEEDAFALPVFVLICTKFRQPMPTPILEMCIGDDGAPVRHTGVCELLSAVREYQGYSVLRKRLRTSTDPSSNLCLTLCDAKAGLPRYTLTVQDCPPGAKVPRPNQFAIFIVPRGSETAWLYSSTEGRRQLAASANFRRLVVVSMHRNQEYTDMQAVQSELSPVVMDLAPPGMPTNQQVPFLSVGGGLGWREEVSRGVSQLSGEYCVENVRGEDGELYRRLVFLSNISLVQSESRLVSSTTAASSHKKKNKKKTKAASTAVTLSAGVSVDSGFLCCAHHEVMVAGLSMLGVGTPQNKDDPVSVILVGLGGGGLPQFLRDFVPNATVEVVELDPVVLEVAKEWFGFRPDDRLTVTLGDGLERICSLEKEGGHLFDVIMFDVDNKDSSLGMSCPPAGFVETPVLQKVFNLLTPRGLFILNLVCRDPVLRKNVLERVRSVFPTILSRKIAEEINEVLLCSREEKDAAHILPSMSQAAKNFQSMLSADRTKPKQRPHIDIAEMLENLKIE encoded by the exons ATGAGCCTCTTACCTCGCACCGCCGAGGAGTTCAGCTCTGCTGATTACTGGGAGAGGTTCTTTAAGAAGCGGGGAGAGAGGGCTTTTGAGTGGTACGGAGACTACAACAAACTCTGCGGCATCCTCCACAAATATATCAAATTGCAGGATAAG GTGCTGGTTGTTGGCTGCGGTAACTCTGAGCTGAGTGAGCAGCTGTATGATGTTGGCTACAAACACCTGACTAACATAGACATCAGTGAGACCGTGGTGGCTCACATGAACCAGCGAAATGCAGAACGCAGACCTGACCTGACGTTCCACCAGGTGGATGCCACCCAGACCCCCTATGAGGATGCCAGCTTCCAGGCTGCTCTGGACAAAGGCACTCTGGATGCAGTGGCTTCTGAAGAGGAAGGAGCTCTGGCCAGGAGGATGATCGCTGAG GTGAGCCGGGTCCTTAGAGTCGGAGGGCGGTATGTCTGTGTGACTCTGGCTCAGGAGAGTGTGATCAAGCTGGCTGTCGATCATTTTGTTCAACTCGGCTGCGCCGTCAGGCTCCACTGCTTGCAGGAAGAAAGggggaaagaagaagaagacgccTTCGCTCTACCTGTTTTTGTCCTCATCTGCACCAAGTTCCGCCAACCGATGCCTACTCCCATTCTTGAGATGTGTATCGGAGATGATGGAGCACCTGTCAGGCACACAGGAGTGTGTGAGCTTTTGTCTGCCGTGAGGGAGTATCAGGGCTATTCTGTTCTGAGGAAGAGACTTCGTACAAGTACAGATCCTAGCTCCAATCTGTGCCTGACTCTCTGTGACGCCAAGGCAGGCCTTCCCAGATACACTCTCACAGTGCAAGATTGTCCACCTGGAGCCAAAGTGCCAAGACCGAACCAGTTTGCCATATTCATAG TGCCCAGAGGGAGTGAGACAGCTTGGCTCTACAGCTCGACTGAGGGCAGGAGGCAGCTGGCTGCAAGCGCCAACTTTCGTCGCCTGGTTGTCGTTTCAATGCACAGGAATCAGGAGTACACAGACATGCAAGCAGTCCAATCAGAACTCTCACCAGTCGTAATGGACTTGGCTCCACCGGGTATGCCAACCAACCAGCAG GTGCCGTTTCTGTCAGTGGGAGGTGGTCTCGGTTGGCGAGAGGAGGTCAGCAGGGGCGTGAGTCAGCTTAGTGGGGAGTACTGTGTGGAAAACGTCCGAGGGGAAGACGGAGAACTCTATCGCAGACTCGTGTTCCTGTCCAACATTTCCTTGGTTCAGTCAGAGAGCCGACTCGTCTCTTCAACTACGg CAGCATCAAGTcataagaagaagaacaaaaagaagACCAAGGCAGCATCTACAGCAGTAACACTTTCAGCCGGTGTGTCAGTGGACAGCGGCTTCCTCTGCTGTGCTCATCATGAGGTCATGGTGGCAGGACTTTCTATGCTTGGAGTAGGAACACCACAGAACAAAG ATGATCCAGTTTCAGTGATCCTGGTGGGCCTTGGTGGAGGAGGCCTGCCTCAGTTCCTCCGGGACTTTGTGCCTAATGCTACTGTTGAGGTTGTAGAACTGGACCCTGTTGTGCTAGAGGTGGCCAAAGAATGGTTTGGATTCCGACCCGACGATCGTCTGACCGTCACTCTCGGGGATGGCCTGGAACGCATCTGTTCCCTGGAGAAAGAAG gtggtCATTTGTTTGATGTCATCATGTTTGATGTAGACAATAAAGACAGCTCTTTGGGGATGAGCTGTCCTCCCGCTGGTTTTGTGGAGACGCCTGTTCTGCAGAAAGTTTTCAACCTGCTGACTCCCAGAG GTCTGTTTATATTGAACCTTGTGTGCCGTGACCCAGTCCTGAGGAAAAACGTGCTTGAGCGTGTCAGGAGTGTGTTTCCCACCATCCTCTCTCGAAAGATCGCCGAGGAGATCAACGAAGTCCTCCTGTGCTCCAGAGAAGAAAAGGATGCCGCccacatccttccatccatgagCCAAGCAGCCAAGAATTTTCAGAGCATGTTGTCCGCTGACAGAACCAAACCCAAACAAAGGCCACATATAGATATTGCAGAGATGTTAGAAAACCTGAAAATAGAGTAA
- the mettl13 gene encoding eEF1A lysine and N-terminal methyltransferase isoform X2, translated as MSLLPRTAEEFSSADYWERFFKKRGERAFEWYGDYNKLCGILHKYIKLQDKVLVVGCGNSELSEQLYDVGYKHLTNIDISETVVAHMNQRNAERRPDLTFHQVDATQTPYEDASFQAALDKGTLDAVASEEEGALARRMIAEVSRVLRVGGRYVCVTLAQESVIKLAVDHFVQLGCAVRLHCLQEERGKEEEDAFALPVFVLICTKFRQPMPTPILEMCIGDDGAPVRHTGVCELLSAVREYQGYSVLRKRLRTSTDPSSNLCLTLCDAKAGLPRYTLTVQDCPPGAKVPRPNQFAIFIVPRGSETAWLYSSTEGRRQLAASANFRRLVVVSMHRNQEYTDMQAVQSELSPVVMDLAPPGMPTNQQVPFLSVGGGLGWREEVSRGVSQLSGEYCVENVRGEDGELYRRLVFLSNISLVQSESRLVSSTTASSHKKKNKKKTKAASTAVTLSAGVSVDSGFLCCAHHEVMVAGLSMLGVGTPQNKDDPVSVILVGLGGGGLPQFLRDFVPNATVEVVELDPVVLEVAKEWFGFRPDDRLTVTLGDGLERICSLEKEGGHLFDVIMFDVDNKDSSLGMSCPPAGFVETPVLQKVFNLLTPRGLFILNLVCRDPVLRKNVLERVRSVFPTILSRKIAEEINEVLLCSREEKDAAHILPSMSQAAKNFQSMLSADRTKPKQRPHIDIAEMLENLKIE; from the exons ATGAGCCTCTTACCTCGCACCGCCGAGGAGTTCAGCTCTGCTGATTACTGGGAGAGGTTCTTTAAGAAGCGGGGAGAGAGGGCTTTTGAGTGGTACGGAGACTACAACAAACTCTGCGGCATCCTCCACAAATATATCAAATTGCAGGATAAG GTGCTGGTTGTTGGCTGCGGTAACTCTGAGCTGAGTGAGCAGCTGTATGATGTTGGCTACAAACACCTGACTAACATAGACATCAGTGAGACCGTGGTGGCTCACATGAACCAGCGAAATGCAGAACGCAGACCTGACCTGACGTTCCACCAGGTGGATGCCACCCAGACCCCCTATGAGGATGCCAGCTTCCAGGCTGCTCTGGACAAAGGCACTCTGGATGCAGTGGCTTCTGAAGAGGAAGGAGCTCTGGCCAGGAGGATGATCGCTGAG GTGAGCCGGGTCCTTAGAGTCGGAGGGCGGTATGTCTGTGTGACTCTGGCTCAGGAGAGTGTGATCAAGCTGGCTGTCGATCATTTTGTTCAACTCGGCTGCGCCGTCAGGCTCCACTGCTTGCAGGAAGAAAGggggaaagaagaagaagacgccTTCGCTCTACCTGTTTTTGTCCTCATCTGCACCAAGTTCCGCCAACCGATGCCTACTCCCATTCTTGAGATGTGTATCGGAGATGATGGAGCACCTGTCAGGCACACAGGAGTGTGTGAGCTTTTGTCTGCCGTGAGGGAGTATCAGGGCTATTCTGTTCTGAGGAAGAGACTTCGTACAAGTACAGATCCTAGCTCCAATCTGTGCCTGACTCTCTGTGACGCCAAGGCAGGCCTTCCCAGATACACTCTCACAGTGCAAGATTGTCCACCTGGAGCCAAAGTGCCAAGACCGAACCAGTTTGCCATATTCATAG TGCCCAGAGGGAGTGAGACAGCTTGGCTCTACAGCTCGACTGAGGGCAGGAGGCAGCTGGCTGCAAGCGCCAACTTTCGTCGCCTGGTTGTCGTTTCAATGCACAGGAATCAGGAGTACACAGACATGCAAGCAGTCCAATCAGAACTCTCACCAGTCGTAATGGACTTGGCTCCACCGGGTATGCCAACCAACCAGCAG GTGCCGTTTCTGTCAGTGGGAGGTGGTCTCGGTTGGCGAGAGGAGGTCAGCAGGGGCGTGAGTCAGCTTAGTGGGGAGTACTGTGTGGAAAACGTCCGAGGGGAAGACGGAGAACTCTATCGCAGACTCGTGTTCCTGTCCAACATTTCCTTGGTTCAGTCAGAGAGCCGACTCGTCTCTTCAACTACGg CATCAAGTcataagaagaagaacaaaaagaagACCAAGGCAGCATCTACAGCAGTAACACTTTCAGCCGGTGTGTCAGTGGACAGCGGCTTCCTCTGCTGTGCTCATCATGAGGTCATGGTGGCAGGACTTTCTATGCTTGGAGTAGGAACACCACAGAACAAAG ATGATCCAGTTTCAGTGATCCTGGTGGGCCTTGGTGGAGGAGGCCTGCCTCAGTTCCTCCGGGACTTTGTGCCTAATGCTACTGTTGAGGTTGTAGAACTGGACCCTGTTGTGCTAGAGGTGGCCAAAGAATGGTTTGGATTCCGACCCGACGATCGTCTGACCGTCACTCTCGGGGATGGCCTGGAACGCATCTGTTCCCTGGAGAAAGAAG gtggtCATTTGTTTGATGTCATCATGTTTGATGTAGACAATAAAGACAGCTCTTTGGGGATGAGCTGTCCTCCCGCTGGTTTTGTGGAGACGCCTGTTCTGCAGAAAGTTTTCAACCTGCTGACTCCCAGAG GTCTGTTTATATTGAACCTTGTGTGCCGTGACCCAGTCCTGAGGAAAAACGTGCTTGAGCGTGTCAGGAGTGTGTTTCCCACCATCCTCTCTCGAAAGATCGCCGAGGAGATCAACGAAGTCCTCCTGTGCTCCAGAGAAGAAAAGGATGCCGCccacatccttccatccatgagCCAAGCAGCCAAGAATTTTCAGAGCATGTTGTCCGCTGACAGAACCAAACCCAAACAAAGGCCACATATAGATATTGCAGAGATGTTAGAAAACCTGAAAATAGAGTAA